One Marinibacterium anthonyi genomic region harbors:
- the sat/cysC gene encoding putative bifunctional SAT/APS kinase — MTVLSNLAPIPELYVSYDSAEKLKVEAGNYKSFDLTPRQICDLELLMNGGFAPLKGFLSEEDYNGVVDNMRLADGALWPMPITLDVSEKFAEGLEIGEDIALRDQEGVILATMTVTDRWVPNKAHEAEKVFGADDSAHPAVNYLHNTAGKVYLGGPITGIQQPIHYDFRARRDTPNELRAYFRKLGWRRIVAFQTRNPLHRAHQELTFRAAKEAQANLLIHPVVGMTKPGDVDHFTRVRCYEAVLDKYPGSTTTMSLLPLAMRMAGPREAVWHGLIRKNYGCTHFIVGRDHAGPGSNSQGEDFYGPYDAQDLFREHQEEMGIEMVDFKHMVWVQERAQYEAIDEIEDKDQITILNISGTELRRRLAEGLEIPEWFSFPEVVAELRRTKPPRSNQGFTVFFTGFSGSGKSTIANALMVKLMEMGGRPVTLLDGDIVRKNLSSELGFSKEHRDLNIRRIGYVASEITKNGGIAICAPIAPYATTRRAVREDIEAFGAFIEVHVATTIEECEKRDRKGLYKLAREGKIKEFTGISDPYDVPENPELRLETEGTDVDNCAHQVLLKLESMGLIAAN; from the coding sequence ATGACAGTGCTTAGCAATCTGGCCCCCATCCCAGAACTTTATGTTTCCTACGACAGCGCCGAAAAGCTGAAGGTCGAAGCCGGCAACTACAAGAGTTTCGATCTGACCCCACGCCAGATCTGCGACCTGGAACTGCTGATGAACGGTGGCTTCGCACCGCTCAAGGGCTTCCTGTCGGAAGAAGATTACAACGGTGTCGTGGACAACATGCGCCTGGCGGACGGCGCGCTCTGGCCGATGCCGATCACGCTGGACGTGAGCGAGAAGTTCGCCGAGGGTCTCGAGATCGGTGAAGACATCGCGCTGCGCGACCAGGAAGGCGTGATCCTGGCGACGATGACCGTGACCGACCGCTGGGTGCCGAACAAGGCCCACGAAGCCGAGAAGGTCTTTGGCGCCGACGATTCCGCGCACCCCGCCGTCAACTACCTGCACAACACTGCGGGCAAGGTCTATCTGGGCGGCCCGATCACCGGCATCCAGCAGCCGATCCACTACGATTTCCGCGCCCGCCGCGACACGCCCAACGAACTGCGCGCCTATTTCCGCAAGCTGGGCTGGCGCCGCATCGTCGCGTTCCAGACCCGCAACCCGCTGCACCGCGCGCACCAGGAACTGACCTTCCGCGCCGCCAAGGAAGCCCAGGCCAACCTGCTGATCCATCCGGTTGTCGGCATGACCAAGCCCGGCGACGTCGATCACTTTACCCGCGTGCGCTGCTACGAGGCCGTCCTGGACAAGTACCCGGGATCGACCACCACCATGTCGCTGCTGCCGCTGGCGATGCGCATGGCCGGCCCCCGCGAGGCCGTCTGGCACGGGCTGATCCGCAAGAACTACGGCTGCACCCATTTCATCGTCGGCCGCGATCACGCCGGCCCCGGGTCGAATTCGCAGGGCGAAGACTTCTACGGCCCCTATGATGCCCAGGACCTCTTCCGGGAGCACCAGGAAGAAATGGGCATCGAGATGGTGGACTTCAAACACATGGTCTGGGTCCAGGAACGCGCCCAGTACGAAGCCATCGACGAGATCGAGGACAAGGATCAGATCACGATCCTGAACATCTCGGGCACCGAACTGCGCCGCCGCCTGGCCGAGGGCCTCGAGATCCCGGAATGGTTCTCGTTCCCGGAGGTTGTCGCCGAGCTGCGCAGGACCAAGCCGCCGCGGTCGAACCAGGGCTTTACCGTGTTCTTCACCGGCTTCTCGGGATCGGGCAAGTCGACGATCGCGAACGCGCTGATGGTCAAGCTGATGGAAATGGGCGGCCGTCCGGTGACGCTGCTGGATGGCGACATCGTGCGCAAGAACCTCAGCTCCGAGCTGGGCTTCTCGAAGGAGCACCGCGATCTGAACATCCGCCGCATCGGCTACGTGGCGTCCGAGATCACCAAGAACGGCGGCATCGCCATCTGTGCGCCGATCGCGCCTTATGCGACCACGCGCCGGGCGGTCCGCGAGGACATCGAGGCGTTTGGCGCCTTCATCGAGGTCCACGTCGCGACCACGATCGAGGAATGCGAAAAGCGCGACCGCAAGGGGCTGTACAAGCTGGCGCGGGAAGGCAAGATCAAGGAATTCACCGGGATTTCGGACCCCTACGACGTGCCGGAAAACCCCGAGCTGCGCCTTGAGACCGAGGGCACCGATGTCGACAATTGCGCGCACCAGGTGCTGCTGAAACTGGAATCGATGGGGCTGATTGCCGCCAACTGA
- the yddE gene encoding putative isomerase YddE produces the protein MRRYAFDWVDAFTDRAFGGNGCAVVHDGAALDVGTCTDFVKETSLVECTFTGPSDVADVRVRYFLAGGEIPFAGHPTIATVAALMARGKVKGDHLTLETAAGVVPITIEGDLIEMTQKAPEFGAMPGRAVVAGTIGLPVDAILGEPQVVSTGLPFCITVLRDHGALKAAKLDLEAMPTFKAACGVGVEDVLEPFLVTLDGATSVGDTFARLLLPPPNPPEDPFTGSATGAMAAYLWRTGMMEHAGFTAEQGHWIGRPGLARVTRVGTPEAITGVKVAGRGYVLMQGDVILPDSAEV, from the coding sequence ATGCGACGCTATGCCTTCGACTGGGTCGATGCCTTCACCGACCGCGCCTTCGGCGGCAACGGCTGCGCCGTCGTCCATGACGGCGCGGCGCTGGACGTGGGGACCTGCACGGATTTCGTGAAGGAAACCTCGCTTGTGGAATGCACCTTCACCGGGCCGTCGGACGTGGCGGACGTGCGCGTGCGCTATTTCCTGGCTGGTGGAGAGATCCCGTTTGCCGGCCATCCCACCATCGCCACGGTCGCCGCGCTGATGGCGCGGGGCAAGGTGAAGGGCGATCACCTGACGCTGGAGACCGCGGCAGGGGTGGTGCCGATCACCATCGAGGGCGACCTGATCGAGATGACCCAGAAAGCCCCGGAATTCGGCGCGATGCCGGGGCGGGCGGTCGTGGCGGGCACCATCGGCCTGCCGGTCGATGCGATTCTGGGCGAACCGCAGGTGGTGTCGACCGGGTTGCCGTTCTGCATCACCGTGCTGCGCGATCACGGCGCGCTGAAGGCGGCGAAGCTGGATCTCGAGGCGATGCCGACCTTCAAGGCGGCCTGTGGGGTCGGGGTGGAAGACGTGCTGGAACCGTTCCTGGTGACGCTGGACGGCGCGACATCGGTCGGCGATACCTTCGCGCGGCTGCTGTTGCCGCCGCCCAATCCGCCCGAAGATCCGTTCACCGGGTCTGCCACCGGGGCCATGGCGGCCTATCTGTGGCGAACGGGCATGATGGAACACGCGGGCTTCACCGCCGAACAGGGGCATTGGATCGGCCGGCCGGGCCTGGCACGGGTGACGCGCGTCGGCACGCCCGAGGCGATCACCGGCGTCAAGGTCGCGGGGCGCGGTTACGTGCTGATGCAGGGCGATGTCATCCTGCCGGATTCGGCCGAGGTCTGA
- a CDS encoding putative small protein: protein MNEKYEFPEEVHPIVYVKTVDVADLPEEVQAEAGGLDHLYAVHDAEGQQLALVADRRMAFVLARQNDFAPVAVH, encoded by the coding sequence ATGAACGAGAAATACGAATTCCCCGAAGAAGTGCACCCGATCGTCTATGTCAAGACGGTCGACGTGGCCGATCTGCCCGAAGAGGTCCAGGCCGAGGCCGGCGGGCTTGATCACCTGTACGCGGTGCACGACGCCGAAGGACAGCAGCTGGCGCTGGTCGCCGACCGCCGCATGGCCTTCGTGCTGGCGCGCCAGAACGACTTTGCGCCGGTCGCGGTGCACTGA
- the ibpA_2 gene encoding 16 kDa heat shock protein A, translated as MTKLTLGSYPHLLGFEQLERLLERTAKSENGGYPPFNIEQTSDHSYRITLAVAGFREEDLSITVEDRQLVIRGRQVDDDGDGRIFLHRGIAARQFQRVFVLADGVEVGEARMENGLLHVDLTRAVPEPVVQTIRIRKG; from the coding sequence ATGACGAAACTCACTCTGGGCTCCTATCCCCACCTTCTGGGGTTCGAGCAGCTGGAACGCCTTCTGGAACGGACCGCCAAGTCCGAAAACGGGGGGTATCCGCCGTTCAACATCGAACAGACTTCGGATCATTCCTACCGGATCACCCTGGCGGTTGCCGGATTCCGGGAAGAAGATCTGTCGATCACGGTCGAGGACCGGCAACTGGTGATCCGGGGCCGGCAGGTCGACGACGATGGCGACGGACGGATTTTCCTGCACCGCGGCATTGCGGCGCGCCAGTTCCAGCGGGTGTTCGTGCTGGCTGACGGCGTCGAGGTCGGCGAGGCGAGGATGGAGAACGGTCTTCTGCATGTTGACCTGACGCGGGCGGTGCCCGAACCTGTGGTGCAGACGATCCGGATCAGGAAAGGGTAA
- a CDS encoding hypothetical protein (putative conserved small protein containing a coiled-coil domain), whose amino-acid sequence MGLGGKRNKGWRKSGGTPIFDRAQPIGIVLAGMNVQSDLSMKTDEVLRVELEVFRRQHRDLDEAIRALEDRGTGDQLTIRRLKKQKLHLKDTIALIEDRLTPDIIA is encoded by the coding sequence ATGGGGCTGGGCGGCAAGCGCAACAAGGGCTGGCGAAAATCCGGCGGCACGCCTATATTCGACCGAGCCCAACCGATCGGAATCGTGTTAGCCGGGATGAACGTGCAGTCAGACCTCTCGATGAAGACCGACGAAGTGCTGCGCGTGGAACTGGAAGTTTTCCGCCGCCAGCACCGCGACCTTGACGAAGCCATCCGTGCGCTTGAGGATCGCGGCACCGGCGATCAGTTGACGATCCGCCGCCTGAAGAAGCAGAAACTGCACCTGAAGGACACGATCGCCCTGATCGAGGACCGGCTGACCCCCGACATCATCGCCTGA
- the purE gene encoding N5-carboxyaminoimidazole ribonucleotide mutase, with amino-acid sequence MSDIEVGIIMGSQSDWPTMKEAADILDDLGIPYEARIVSAHRTPDRLWDYGKTAVSRGLKVIIAGAGGAAHLPGMMASKTRVPVIGVPVQTRALSGVDSLYSIVQMPKGFPVATMAIGSAGAANAGLMAAGILAVSDPALGDRLDAWRAALSASIPETPE; translated from the coding sequence ATGAGCGACATCGAGGTGGGAATCATCATGGGCAGCCAGTCCGACTGGCCCACGATGAAAGAGGCCGCCGATATCCTCGACGACCTGGGAATCCCCTACGAGGCGCGCATCGTTTCGGCCCACCGCACGCCCGACCGGCTGTGGGACTACGGCAAGACCGCCGTGTCGCGCGGCCTGAAGGTCATAATTGCCGGTGCGGGCGGTGCTGCCCATCTTCCGGGCATGATGGCGTCGAAAACCCGGGTGCCGGTGATCGGCGTGCCGGTGCAGACGCGCGCGCTGTCGGGGGTCGATTCGCTGTATTCCATCGTGCAGATGCCCAAGGGCTTCCCCGTGGCGACCATGGCCATCGGATCGGCGGGCGCGGCCAACGCGGGGCTCATGGCCGCCGGCATCCTGGCGGTGTCGGACCCGGCCCTGGGCGACCGGCTGGACGCCTGGCGCGCGGCGCTGTCGGCTTCGATCCCGGAAACGCCGGAATAA
- a CDS encoding pyrroline-5-carboxylate reductase, protein MSAIGFIGTGHIAAPMARFLAAKGHQVHVTARSQQMSAALAADHGAIIAPPQEIVDACDIVFACLRPALAKDVLAPLTFRADQAVVSVMAGVAADTLARLCAPVTRFVQTIPLGVLEHGGCPLAAYGDDALLAGLFAPENPVVKVTSEAALNAHFAICAMVPGMLDLALTGADWLARHSGDRDAAGFYTAQLVSGFLASIDKRSPHAMAAERDALATPNTLSLKMVETLRASGGHDALLDGLAAVGDMLDLTEPET, encoded by the coding sequence ATGAGCGCTATCGGCTTCATCGGCACCGGCCATATCGCGGCCCCGATGGCCCGGTTCCTGGCCGCGAAGGGCCACCAGGTCCACGTGACGGCGCGAAGCCAGCAGATGTCGGCCGCCCTGGCCGCCGATCACGGCGCGATCATCGCCCCCCCGCAGGAGATCGTCGACGCCTGCGACATCGTCTTCGCCTGCCTGCGCCCGGCCCTGGCCAAAGACGTCCTGGCCCCGCTGACCTTCCGCGCCGACCAGGCGGTGGTGTCGGTCATGGCGGGCGTCGCGGCCGACACGCTGGCCCGCCTCTGCGCGCCGGTGACCCGCTTCGTGCAGACCATCCCCCTGGGGGTCCTGGAACACGGCGGCTGCCCCCTGGCGGCCTATGGCGACGATGCCCTGCTGGCGGGGCTTTTCGCGCCCGAGAACCCGGTGGTGAAGGTCACCAGCGAAGCCGCGCTGAACGCCCATTTCGCGATCTGCGCCATGGTGCCCGGCATGCTGGACCTGGCGCTGACCGGGGCCGACTGGCTGGCGCGCCACAGCGGCGACCGGGATGCGGCGGGCTTTTACACCGCGCAGCTCGTCTCGGGTTTCCTGGCCTCGATCGACAAACGCTCACCGCACGCCATGGCCGCCGAACGCGATGCTCTGGCCACCCCGAACACCCTCAGCCTGAAGATGGTCGAGACCCTGCGCGCCTCCGGCGGCCACGATGCCCTGCTTGACGGGCTGGCTGCGGTGGGCGACATGCTCGACCTGACGGAGCCCGAAACATGA
- the purK gene encoding N5-carboxyaminoimidazole ribonucleotide synthase, producing the protein MTKSLPSGPLPAGSVIGILGGGQLGRMLSMAAARLGYRCHIFEPAANPPAGQVAEAVTTAAYEDADALRAFAEAVDVITYEFENIPTAALDLLETLRPIRPGREALRVSQDRLTEKTWLTDLGLTTAPFADIPDLAALETALTSIGTPAILKTRRFGYDGKGQVKIDAPAQAADALAELKGAPAILEGFVPFTCEVSVIAARGTDGSVSVFDPGQNVHRDGILRTTTVPAPLPAARRTDAVLLAGRILNALDYVGVMGVELFVTPQGLVVNEIAPRVHNSGHWTQAGCAVDQFEQHMRAVAGLPLGDGQRHADVIMENLIGDDMDRLPELLATPDTQVHLYGKAETRPGRKMGHVNRIQRPT; encoded by the coding sequence ATGACCAAATCCCTTCCCTCCGGCCCGCTTCCTGCCGGATCCGTGATCGGCATTCTCGGCGGCGGCCAGCTGGGCCGCATGTTGTCGATGGCGGCGGCGCGCCTTGGCTATCGCTGCCACATCTTCGAACCGGCCGCCAATCCGCCCGCCGGCCAGGTGGCCGAGGCGGTGACCACCGCGGCCTACGAAGACGCCGACGCGCTGCGCGCCTTTGCCGAAGCGGTCGACGTGATCACCTACGAATTCGAAAACATCCCCACGGCCGCGCTCGACCTGCTGGAAACCCTGCGCCCGATCCGCCCGGGGCGCGAGGCGCTGCGGGTCAGCCAGGACCGGTTGACGGAAAAGACCTGGCTGACGGACCTCGGCCTGACCACGGCGCCCTTCGCCGACATCCCGGACCTCGCCGCGCTGGAAACGGCGCTGACCTCCATCGGCACACCGGCCATCCTGAAGACCCGCCGCTTTGGCTATGACGGCAAGGGCCAGGTGAAGATCGACGCGCCCGCCCAGGCGGCGGACGCCCTGGCCGAGCTGAAGGGCGCGCCTGCGATCCTGGAAGGCTTCGTGCCCTTCACCTGCGAAGTCTCTGTCATCGCCGCGCGCGGCACCGACGGGTCGGTTTCGGTCTTCGATCCCGGCCAGAACGTCCACCGCGACGGCATCCTGCGCACCACCACCGTGCCCGCTCCCCTGCCTGCCGCGCGGCGCACCGACGCGGTGCTGCTGGCGGGGCGGATCCTGAATGCGCTCGACTACGTGGGCGTTATGGGGGTCGAACTTTTCGTGACGCCCCAGGGCCTCGTGGTGAACGAAATCGCGCCACGCGTGCATAACTCGGGACACTGGACTCAGGCCGGCTGCGCCGTGGACCAGTTCGAACAGCACATGCGCGCGGTCGCCGGCCTGCCCTTGGGCGACGGCCAGCGCCATGCGGACGTGATCATGGAAAACCTGATCGGCGACGACATGGACCGCCTTCCCGAGCTGCTGGCAACCCCGGACACCCAGGTCCACCTTTACGGCAAGGCCGAAACCCGTCCAGGTCGCAAGATGGGCCACGTCAATCGCATCCAGCGCCCCACCTGA